In Phoenix dactylifera cultivar Barhee BC4 chromosome 11, palm_55x_up_171113_PBpolish2nd_filt_p, whole genome shotgun sequence, the following are encoded in one genomic region:
- the LOC103721094 gene encoding peroxisomal membrane protein 13-like isoform X1 — MGSNSPLPGNTPPPKPWDRAGTSPGPSPFKPQSSGGTSDVVEASGTAKPGEIVPNNERNALNNNIVGRPLPPRPWQQNHGTSYGGYGSDINYNSGYGSGIYSSYGGLGGYGGTYSNNMSSGYGGLYGNSGMYPGSMYNSGFGGSIGGYGMGMGSPYGTPDTSNPYGPPSSPPAFWISFVRSMQGVINFFGRITILIVQNTQAFHMFMSALLQLFDRSGLLYGELARFVLRLLGIKTRPRKHPQLVPGASAGPDGNGQQYVEGPKAATGSWDNAWGGDVKKASCDAVS, encoded by the exons ATGGGATCAAATTCCCCATTGCCAG GTAATACTCCGCCGCCGAAACCCTGGGATCGAGCTGGGACTTCACCTGGACCTTCACCTTTCAAACCCCAATCTTCCGGTGGAACAAGTGATGTTGTTGAAGCCTCTGGAACTGCAAAACCTGGAGAGATTGTTCCAAATAATGAGAGGAACGCGTTGAACAACAACATTGTTGGGAGACCTCTACCTCCAAGACCTTGGCAGCAGAACCATGGAACCAGTTATGGAG GATATGGCTCAGATATAAACTATAATTCAGGCTATGGCTCTGGCATTTACAGTTCATATGGGGGACTTGGTGGGTACGGCGGGACTTACAGTAATAATATGTCCTCGGGCTACGGAGGGTTATATGGAAATTCCGGAATGTATCCAGGAAGCATGTATAACAGTGGGTTTGGGGGGTCCATTGGCGGTTACGGGATGGGCATGGGCAGTCCGTATGGCACACCAGATACAAGTAATCCATACGGCCCTCCGTCATCGCCACCAGCCTTTTGGATATCCTTTGTTCGATCG ATGCAAGGTGTAATCAATTTCTTTGGCCGAATCACAATCCTTATTGTTCAGAACACGCAGGCCTTTCACATGTTCATGTCGGCTCTCCTACAG CTCTTTGATCGTTCCGGTTTACTATACGGAGAACTTGCAAGGTTCGTTCTAAGGTTACTAGGGATCAAAACAAGGCCTCGGAAACACCCCCAACTGGTACCTGGTGCATCTGCCGGACCTGATGGGAATGGGCAGCAGTACGTCGAGGGCCCAAAAGCTGCTACTGGGTCTTGGGACAATGCGTGGGGAGGTGATGTTAAGAAAGCCAGTTGCGACGCAGTAAGCTAA
- the LOC103721094 gene encoding peroxisomal membrane protein 13-like isoform X4, producing MGSNSPLPGNTPPPKPWDRAGTSPGPSPFKPQSSGGTSDVVEASGTAKPGEIVPNNERNALNNNIVGRPLPPRPWQQNHGTSYGGYGSDINYNSGYGSGIYSSYGGLGGYGGTYSNNMSSGYGGLYGNSGMYPGSMYNSGFGGSIGGYGMGMGSPYGTPDTSNPYGPPSSPPAFWISFVRSLFDRSGLLYGELARFVLRLLGIKTRPRKHPQLVPGASAGPDGNGQQYVEGPKAATGSWDNAWGGDVKKASCDAVS from the exons ATGGGATCAAATTCCCCATTGCCAG GTAATACTCCGCCGCCGAAACCCTGGGATCGAGCTGGGACTTCACCTGGACCTTCACCTTTCAAACCCCAATCTTCCGGTGGAACAAGTGATGTTGTTGAAGCCTCTGGAACTGCAAAACCTGGAGAGATTGTTCCAAATAATGAGAGGAACGCGTTGAACAACAACATTGTTGGGAGACCTCTACCTCCAAGACCTTGGCAGCAGAACCATGGAACCAGTTATGGAG GATATGGCTCAGATATAAACTATAATTCAGGCTATGGCTCTGGCATTTACAGTTCATATGGGGGACTTGGTGGGTACGGCGGGACTTACAGTAATAATATGTCCTCGGGCTACGGAGGGTTATATGGAAATTCCGGAATGTATCCAGGAAGCATGTATAACAGTGGGTTTGGGGGGTCCATTGGCGGTTACGGGATGGGCATGGGCAGTCCGTATGGCACACCAGATACAAGTAATCCATACGGCCCTCCGTCATCGCCACCAGCCTTTTGGATATCCTTTGTTCGATCG CTCTTTGATCGTTCCGGTTTACTATACGGAGAACTTGCAAGGTTCGTTCTAAGGTTACTAGGGATCAAAACAAGGCCTCGGAAACACCCCCAACTGGTACCTGGTGCATCTGCCGGACCTGATGGGAATGGGCAGCAGTACGTCGAGGGCCCAAAAGCTGCTACTGGGTCTTGGGACAATGCGTGGGGAGGTGATGTTAAGAAAGCCAGTTGCGACGCAGTAAGCTAA
- the LOC103721094 gene encoding peroxisomal membrane protein 13-like isoform X2, with protein MLQEFGNTPPPKPWDRAGTSPGPSPFKPQSSGGTSDVVEASGTAKPGEIVPNNERNALNNNIVGRPLPPRPWQQNHGTSYGGYGSDINYNSGYGSGIYSSYGGLGGYGGTYSNNMSSGYGGLYGNSGMYPGSMYNSGFGGSIGGYGMGMGSPYGTPDTSNPYGPPSSPPAFWISFVRSMQGVINFFGRITILIVQNTQAFHMFMSALLQLFDRSGLLYGELARFVLRLLGIKTRPRKHPQLVPGASAGPDGNGQQYVEGPKAATGSWDNAWGGDVKKASCDAVS; from the exons ATGCTTCAGGAATTTG GTAATACTCCGCCGCCGAAACCCTGGGATCGAGCTGGGACTTCACCTGGACCTTCACCTTTCAAACCCCAATCTTCCGGTGGAACAAGTGATGTTGTTGAAGCCTCTGGAACTGCAAAACCTGGAGAGATTGTTCCAAATAATGAGAGGAACGCGTTGAACAACAACATTGTTGGGAGACCTCTACCTCCAAGACCTTGGCAGCAGAACCATGGAACCAGTTATGGAG GATATGGCTCAGATATAAACTATAATTCAGGCTATGGCTCTGGCATTTACAGTTCATATGGGGGACTTGGTGGGTACGGCGGGACTTACAGTAATAATATGTCCTCGGGCTACGGAGGGTTATATGGAAATTCCGGAATGTATCCAGGAAGCATGTATAACAGTGGGTTTGGGGGGTCCATTGGCGGTTACGGGATGGGCATGGGCAGTCCGTATGGCACACCAGATACAAGTAATCCATACGGCCCTCCGTCATCGCCACCAGCCTTTTGGATATCCTTTGTTCGATCG ATGCAAGGTGTAATCAATTTCTTTGGCCGAATCACAATCCTTATTGTTCAGAACACGCAGGCCTTTCACATGTTCATGTCGGCTCTCCTACAG CTCTTTGATCGTTCCGGTTTACTATACGGAGAACTTGCAAGGTTCGTTCTAAGGTTACTAGGGATCAAAACAAGGCCTCGGAAACACCCCCAACTGGTACCTGGTGCATCTGCCGGACCTGATGGGAATGGGCAGCAGTACGTCGAGGGCCCAAAAGCTGCTACTGGGTCTTGGGACAATGCGTGGGGAGGTGATGTTAAGAAAGCCAGTTGCGACGCAGTAAGCTAA
- the LOC103721094 gene encoding peroxisomal membrane protein 13-like isoform X3 has protein sequence MHGNTPPPKPWDRAGTSPGPSPFKPQSSGGTSDVVEASGTAKPGEIVPNNERNALNNNIVGRPLPPRPWQQNHGTSYGGYGSDINYNSGYGSGIYSSYGGLGGYGGTYSNNMSSGYGGLYGNSGMYPGSMYNSGFGGSIGGYGMGMGSPYGTPDTSNPYGPPSSPPAFWISFVRSMQGVINFFGRITILIVQNTQAFHMFMSALLQLFDRSGLLYGELARFVLRLLGIKTRPRKHPQLVPGASAGPDGNGQQYVEGPKAATGSWDNAWGGDVKKASCDAVS, from the exons ATGCATG GTAATACTCCGCCGCCGAAACCCTGGGATCGAGCTGGGACTTCACCTGGACCTTCACCTTTCAAACCCCAATCTTCCGGTGGAACAAGTGATGTTGTTGAAGCCTCTGGAACTGCAAAACCTGGAGAGATTGTTCCAAATAATGAGAGGAACGCGTTGAACAACAACATTGTTGGGAGACCTCTACCTCCAAGACCTTGGCAGCAGAACCATGGAACCAGTTATGGAG GATATGGCTCAGATATAAACTATAATTCAGGCTATGGCTCTGGCATTTACAGTTCATATGGGGGACTTGGTGGGTACGGCGGGACTTACAGTAATAATATGTCCTCGGGCTACGGAGGGTTATATGGAAATTCCGGAATGTATCCAGGAAGCATGTATAACAGTGGGTTTGGGGGGTCCATTGGCGGTTACGGGATGGGCATGGGCAGTCCGTATGGCACACCAGATACAAGTAATCCATACGGCCCTCCGTCATCGCCACCAGCCTTTTGGATATCCTTTGTTCGATCG ATGCAAGGTGTAATCAATTTCTTTGGCCGAATCACAATCCTTATTGTTCAGAACACGCAGGCCTTTCACATGTTCATGTCGGCTCTCCTACAG CTCTTTGATCGTTCCGGTTTACTATACGGAGAACTTGCAAGGTTCGTTCTAAGGTTACTAGGGATCAAAACAAGGCCTCGGAAACACCCCCAACTGGTACCTGGTGCATCTGCCGGACCTGATGGGAATGGGCAGCAGTACGTCGAGGGCCCAAAAGCTGCTACTGGGTCTTGGGACAATGCGTGGGGAGGTGATGTTAAGAAAGCCAGTTGCGACGCAGTAAGCTAA